Proteins found in one Triticum urartu cultivar G1812 chromosome 4, Tu2.1, whole genome shotgun sequence genomic segment:
- the LOC125554799 gene encoding uncharacterized protein LOC125554799 — protein MIQERADYKSLDPADILERLNTHEFQLAEKRDLYGSSYGRTRALKAKAVSESEDEDSGSSLGDPEELSHDLALLVKKFQKFSRRGHLGRPSRSSDSSSSDYKRRLCHKCKKPGHYIQDCPQWEKESKKKKYKDYSSNDAKKRKKSTKSSSSKSSRPSHHKKSSSKKARAFIGKEMDSEAESKENEEEESSEESESGVASLALATAFVSKSIFNTEENDLANKADEGDDDYAPTYCFMAKGAKVLKYTSSESSENESDENLKPNYSKLAKIALTIPKSLKAL, from the exons atgatacaagaacgtgctgattacaagtcacttgatcccgctgatattctcgaaaggctaaatactcatgagttccaacttgctgaaaagagagatctctatggttcaagctatggcagaacacgtgcactgaaggccaaggcagtatctgagtccgaggatgaagactctggtagcagccttggtgatcctgaagaactaagccatgatctggctctgcttgtgaagaagtttcaaaagttctcaagacgtggtcaccttggaagaccctcaaggagcagtgattcctcatccagtgactacaagaggaggctttgccacaaatgcaagaagcctggacattacattcaagattgtcctcaatgggaaaaggaatcaaagaagaagaaatacaaggattacagttctaatgatgcgaagaaaaggaagaaatccacaaaatcctcatcatcaaaatcctcaaggccttcacatcacaagaagagcagctccaagaaggccagggcattcattggcaaggaaatggactctgaggctgaatctaaagaaaatgaggaagaggagtcatctgaggagtccgaatccggagtggcgagcctagctctcgctactgcattcgtcagcaagtctatcttcaacactgaagaaaatgacctcgccaacaaagctgatgaaggggatgatgactacgctcccacttattgcttcatggcaaagggtgccaaggtactcaaatatacctcatctgaatcaagtgagaatgaatctgatgaaaaccttaagcccaactattctaaacttgctaagattgct ctgacaattccaaagtctttgaAGGCTTTATGA